In Antennarius striatus isolate MH-2024 chromosome 10, ASM4005453v1, whole genome shotgun sequence, one DNA window encodes the following:
- the mcm7 gene encoding DNA replication licensing factor MCM7 isoform X2, with product MARKDYAAEKDKCKRFLQEFYSEDDNGKKVFKYGAQLVAVAHREQVSLFVDLDDVAEEDPELVESICENAKRYTALFADAVHELLPEYKEREVVARDALDVYIEHRLMMEQRGRDPADTRDPRNQYPPELMRRFELYFKPPGTNKPKVVRDVRADTIGNLVTVRGIVTRATEVKPMMAVATYTCDQCGAETYQPIQSPSFMPLIMCPSQECVTNKSGGRLYLQTRGSKFVKFQELRIQEHSDQVPVGNIPRSMCVYARGENTRLAKPGDHVSITGIFLPLLRTGFKQAVQGLLSETYLEAHSITLMNKTEDDELGNEELTEEELRGITEEGFYEKLAGSIAPEIYGHEDVKKALLLLLVGGVEQAPKGMKIRGNINICLMGDPGVAKSQLLSYIDRLAPRSQYTTGRGSSGVGLTAAVMRDPLTGEMTLEGGALVLADQGVCCIDEFDKMADADRTAIHEVMEQQTISIAKAGIMTSLNARCSILAAANPAYGRYNPRKSIEQNIQLPAALLSRFDLLWLIQDKPDAEADLRLAQHITYVHQHCRQPPTHFTPINMKLMRRYIALCKKRQPVIPESLADYITAAYVEMRKEARVGKDTTFTSARTLLSILRLSTALNSTPVRCHLLPGARARRGGPRRRQRGRPHG from the exons ACAAGTGCAAACGGTTCCTGCAGGAGTTTTACTCTGAGGATGACAATGGGAAGAAGGTGTTCAAATATGGAGCGCAACTT GTGGCCGTCGCTCACAGAGAGCAGGTGTCTCTCTTTGTGGACTTGGACGATGTGGCTGAAGAAGACCCGGAGCTGGTAGAGAGCATCTGTGAGAACGCCAAGCGTTACACGGCTTTGTTCGCTGACGCCGTCCACGAGCTTCTCCCAGAgtacaaagaaagagaa GTCGTGGCCAGGGATGCTTTAGACGTGTACATTGAACACAGGCTGATGATGGAACAAAGGGGCCGTGATCCTGCAGACACTCGAGACCCCCGTAACCAATACCCGCCTGAGCTGATGAGACGATT TGAGCTCTATTTCAAACCACCCGGCACCAATAAACCCAAAGTGGTTCGGGACGTTCGAGCAGACACCATCGGAAATCTAGTGACAGTCCGAGGAATAGTGACTCGCGCCACTGAAGTCAAACCAATGATGGCTGTAGCTACGTACACATGTGACCAGTGTGGCGCCGAGACCTATCAGCCA ATCCAGTCTCCCTCCTTCATGCCCCTCATCATGTGTCCCAGCCAAGAGTGTGTCACCAACAAATCCGGAGGGCGACTCTACCTGCAGACCAGGGGTTCCAAGTTTGTGAAGTTCCAGGAGCTACGTATTCAAGAACAT AGCGACCAGGTGCCGGTTGGGAATATTCCAAGGAGCATGTGTGTCTATGCTCGTGGAGAAAACACACGCCTTGCCAAGCCGGGAGACCACGTCTCCATCACCGGAATCTTCCTCCCTCTTCTGCGCACAGGCTTTAAACAGgctgtccag GGTCTCCTGTCAGAAACGTACCTGGAGGCACACAGCATCACACTAATGAACAAGACTGAGGACGACGAGCTCGGCAATGAGGAGCTGACGGAGGAGGAGCTGCGTGGCATTACAG AGGAAGGGTTTTATGAGAAGTTGGCTGGCTCCATAGCCCCAGAGATCTACGGACATGAAGACGTGAAGAAGgcgctgctcctgctgctggttGGAGGTGTGGAACAGGCTCCGAAAGGAATGAAGATTAGAG GCAACATCAACATCTGCCTGATGGGAGACCCGGGAGTAGCCAAGTCCCAGCTGCTGTCTTACATCGACCGTCTGGCCCCCCGGA GCCAGTACACCACGGGTCGCGGTTCCTCTGGCGTCGGTCTGACTGCAGCTGTGATGCGTGACCCCCTGACCGGTGAAATGACCCTAGAAGGCGGAGCCTTGGTGCTCGCCGATCAGGGCGTCTGCTGCATCGACGAGTTTGACAAGATGGCCGACGCCGACCGTACAGCCATCCACGAGGTGATGGAGCAGCAGACCATCTCCATCGCTAAG gcTGGCATCATGACCTCGCTCAACGCCCGCTGCTCGATTCTCGCGGCGGCGAACCCCGCCTATGGCCGCTATAACCCACGGAAGAGCATCGAGCAGAACATCCAGCTGCCGGCCGCTCTGCTCTCGCGTTTCGACTTGCTCTGGCTGATCCAGGACAAACCGGACGCCGAAGCTGACCTGCGCCTGGCTCAGCACATCACCTACGTCCACCAGCACTGCCGCCAGCCGCCCACGCACTTCACGCCCATCAACATGAAGCTGATGAG gCGTTACATCGCCCTGTGTAAGAAACGGCAGCCTGTGATCCCCGAGTCGCTCGCCGATTACATCACTGCTGCTTATGTAGAAATGAGAAAAGAGGCCCGAGTCGGGAAAGACACCACCTTCACTTCTGCCCGTACCCTCCTGTCCATCCTCCGACTGTCCACAGCCCTG aACTCAACGCCCGTCCGATGTCATCTTCTCCCTGGTGCGAGAGCTCGCCGCGGAGGGCCGCGGCGGCGCCAGCGGGGTCGTCCGCATGGCTGA
- the mcm7 gene encoding DNA replication licensing factor MCM7 isoform X1 → MARKDYAAEKDKCKRFLQEFYSEDDNGKKVFKYGAQLVAVAHREQVSLFVDLDDVAEEDPELVESICENAKRYTALFADAVHELLPEYKEREVVARDALDVYIEHRLMMEQRGRDPADTRDPRNQYPPELMRRFELYFKPPGTNKPKVVRDVRADTIGNLVTVRGIVTRATEVKPMMAVATYTCDQCGAETYQPIQSPSFMPLIMCPSQECVTNKSGGRLYLQTRGSKFVKFQELRIQEHSDQVPVGNIPRSMCVYARGENTRLAKPGDHVSITGIFLPLLRTGFKQAVQGLLSETYLEAHSITLMNKTEDDELGNEELTEEELRGITEEGFYEKLAGSIAPEIYGHEDVKKALLLLLVGGVEQAPKGMKIRGNINICLMGDPGVAKSQLLSYIDRLAPRSQYTTGRGSSGVGLTAAVMRDPLTGEMTLEGGALVLADQGVCCIDEFDKMADADRTAIHEVMEQQTISIAKAGIMTSLNARCSILAAANPAYGRYNPRKSIEQNIQLPAALLSRFDLLWLIQDKPDAEADLRLAQHITYVHQHCRQPPTHFTPINMKLMRRYIALCKKRQPVIPESLADYITAAYVEMRKEARVGKDTTFTSARTLLSILRLSTALARLHMVDSVEKEDVNEAMRLMEMSKDSLQADKSNSARTQRPSDVIFSLVRELAAEGRGGASGVVRMAEAEQRCVSRGFTPAQFQEALEEYEELNVWQINQARSRITFV, encoded by the exons ACAAGTGCAAACGGTTCCTGCAGGAGTTTTACTCTGAGGATGACAATGGGAAGAAGGTGTTCAAATATGGAGCGCAACTT GTGGCCGTCGCTCACAGAGAGCAGGTGTCTCTCTTTGTGGACTTGGACGATGTGGCTGAAGAAGACCCGGAGCTGGTAGAGAGCATCTGTGAGAACGCCAAGCGTTACACGGCTTTGTTCGCTGACGCCGTCCACGAGCTTCTCCCAGAgtacaaagaaagagaa GTCGTGGCCAGGGATGCTTTAGACGTGTACATTGAACACAGGCTGATGATGGAACAAAGGGGCCGTGATCCTGCAGACACTCGAGACCCCCGTAACCAATACCCGCCTGAGCTGATGAGACGATT TGAGCTCTATTTCAAACCACCCGGCACCAATAAACCCAAAGTGGTTCGGGACGTTCGAGCAGACACCATCGGAAATCTAGTGACAGTCCGAGGAATAGTGACTCGCGCCACTGAAGTCAAACCAATGATGGCTGTAGCTACGTACACATGTGACCAGTGTGGCGCCGAGACCTATCAGCCA ATCCAGTCTCCCTCCTTCATGCCCCTCATCATGTGTCCCAGCCAAGAGTGTGTCACCAACAAATCCGGAGGGCGACTCTACCTGCAGACCAGGGGTTCCAAGTTTGTGAAGTTCCAGGAGCTACGTATTCAAGAACAT AGCGACCAGGTGCCGGTTGGGAATATTCCAAGGAGCATGTGTGTCTATGCTCGTGGAGAAAACACACGCCTTGCCAAGCCGGGAGACCACGTCTCCATCACCGGAATCTTCCTCCCTCTTCTGCGCACAGGCTTTAAACAGgctgtccag GGTCTCCTGTCAGAAACGTACCTGGAGGCACACAGCATCACACTAATGAACAAGACTGAGGACGACGAGCTCGGCAATGAGGAGCTGACGGAGGAGGAGCTGCGTGGCATTACAG AGGAAGGGTTTTATGAGAAGTTGGCTGGCTCCATAGCCCCAGAGATCTACGGACATGAAGACGTGAAGAAGgcgctgctcctgctgctggttGGAGGTGTGGAACAGGCTCCGAAAGGAATGAAGATTAGAG GCAACATCAACATCTGCCTGATGGGAGACCCGGGAGTAGCCAAGTCCCAGCTGCTGTCTTACATCGACCGTCTGGCCCCCCGGA GCCAGTACACCACGGGTCGCGGTTCCTCTGGCGTCGGTCTGACTGCAGCTGTGATGCGTGACCCCCTGACCGGTGAAATGACCCTAGAAGGCGGAGCCTTGGTGCTCGCCGATCAGGGCGTCTGCTGCATCGACGAGTTTGACAAGATGGCCGACGCCGACCGTACAGCCATCCACGAGGTGATGGAGCAGCAGACCATCTCCATCGCTAAG gcTGGCATCATGACCTCGCTCAACGCCCGCTGCTCGATTCTCGCGGCGGCGAACCCCGCCTATGGCCGCTATAACCCACGGAAGAGCATCGAGCAGAACATCCAGCTGCCGGCCGCTCTGCTCTCGCGTTTCGACTTGCTCTGGCTGATCCAGGACAAACCGGACGCCGAAGCTGACCTGCGCCTGGCTCAGCACATCACCTACGTCCACCAGCACTGCCGCCAGCCGCCCACGCACTTCACGCCCATCAACATGAAGCTGATGAG gCGTTACATCGCCCTGTGTAAGAAACGGCAGCCTGTGATCCCCGAGTCGCTCGCCGATTACATCACTGCTGCTTATGTAGAAATGAGAAAAGAGGCCCGAGTCGGGAAAGACACCACCTTCACTTCTGCCCGTACCCTCCTGTCCATCCTCCGACTGTCCACAGCCCTG GCCCGCCTCCACATGGTGGACTCCGTGGAGAAGGAGGACGTCAACGAGGCGATGAGGCTGATGGAAATGTCCAAGGACTCGCTACAAGCGGACAAATCCAACAGCGCCAG aACTCAACGCCCGTCCGATGTCATCTTCTCCCTGGTGCGAGAGCTCGCCGCGGAGGGCCGCGGCGGCGCCAGCGGGGTCGTCCGCATGGCTGAGGCGGAGCAGCGCTGCGTCTCGCGGGGGTTCACCCCCGCCCAGTTCCAGGAGGCCCTGGAGGAGTACGAAGAGCTGAACGTCTGGCAGATCAACCAGGCCCGGAGCCGCATCACCTTCGTCTGA
- the mcm7 gene encoding DNA replication licensing factor MCM7 isoform X3 gives MMEQRGRDPADTRDPRNQYPPELMRRFELYFKPPGTNKPKVVRDVRADTIGNLVTVRGIVTRATEVKPMMAVATYTCDQCGAETYQPIQSPSFMPLIMCPSQECVTNKSGGRLYLQTRGSKFVKFQELRIQEHSDQVPVGNIPRSMCVYARGENTRLAKPGDHVSITGIFLPLLRTGFKQAVQGLLSETYLEAHSITLMNKTEDDELGNEELTEEELRGITEEGFYEKLAGSIAPEIYGHEDVKKALLLLLVGGVEQAPKGMKIRGNINICLMGDPGVAKSQLLSYIDRLAPRSQYTTGRGSSGVGLTAAVMRDPLTGEMTLEGGALVLADQGVCCIDEFDKMADADRTAIHEVMEQQTISIAKAGIMTSLNARCSILAAANPAYGRYNPRKSIEQNIQLPAALLSRFDLLWLIQDKPDAEADLRLAQHITYVHQHCRQPPTHFTPINMKLMRRYIALCKKRQPVIPESLADYITAAYVEMRKEARVGKDTTFTSARTLLSILRLSTALARLHMVDSVEKEDVNEAMRLMEMSKDSLQADKSNSARTQRPSDVIFSLVRELAAEGRGGASGVVRMAEAEQRCVSRGFTPAQFQEALEEYEELNVWQINQARSRITFV, from the exons ATGATGGAACAAAGGGGCCGTGATCCTGCAGACACTCGAGACCCCCGTAACCAATACCCGCCTGAGCTGATGAGACGATT TGAGCTCTATTTCAAACCACCCGGCACCAATAAACCCAAAGTGGTTCGGGACGTTCGAGCAGACACCATCGGAAATCTAGTGACAGTCCGAGGAATAGTGACTCGCGCCACTGAAGTCAAACCAATGATGGCTGTAGCTACGTACACATGTGACCAGTGTGGCGCCGAGACCTATCAGCCA ATCCAGTCTCCCTCCTTCATGCCCCTCATCATGTGTCCCAGCCAAGAGTGTGTCACCAACAAATCCGGAGGGCGACTCTACCTGCAGACCAGGGGTTCCAAGTTTGTGAAGTTCCAGGAGCTACGTATTCAAGAACAT AGCGACCAGGTGCCGGTTGGGAATATTCCAAGGAGCATGTGTGTCTATGCTCGTGGAGAAAACACACGCCTTGCCAAGCCGGGAGACCACGTCTCCATCACCGGAATCTTCCTCCCTCTTCTGCGCACAGGCTTTAAACAGgctgtccag GGTCTCCTGTCAGAAACGTACCTGGAGGCACACAGCATCACACTAATGAACAAGACTGAGGACGACGAGCTCGGCAATGAGGAGCTGACGGAGGAGGAGCTGCGTGGCATTACAG AGGAAGGGTTTTATGAGAAGTTGGCTGGCTCCATAGCCCCAGAGATCTACGGACATGAAGACGTGAAGAAGgcgctgctcctgctgctggttGGAGGTGTGGAACAGGCTCCGAAAGGAATGAAGATTAGAG GCAACATCAACATCTGCCTGATGGGAGACCCGGGAGTAGCCAAGTCCCAGCTGCTGTCTTACATCGACCGTCTGGCCCCCCGGA GCCAGTACACCACGGGTCGCGGTTCCTCTGGCGTCGGTCTGACTGCAGCTGTGATGCGTGACCCCCTGACCGGTGAAATGACCCTAGAAGGCGGAGCCTTGGTGCTCGCCGATCAGGGCGTCTGCTGCATCGACGAGTTTGACAAGATGGCCGACGCCGACCGTACAGCCATCCACGAGGTGATGGAGCAGCAGACCATCTCCATCGCTAAG gcTGGCATCATGACCTCGCTCAACGCCCGCTGCTCGATTCTCGCGGCGGCGAACCCCGCCTATGGCCGCTATAACCCACGGAAGAGCATCGAGCAGAACATCCAGCTGCCGGCCGCTCTGCTCTCGCGTTTCGACTTGCTCTGGCTGATCCAGGACAAACCGGACGCCGAAGCTGACCTGCGCCTGGCTCAGCACATCACCTACGTCCACCAGCACTGCCGCCAGCCGCCCACGCACTTCACGCCCATCAACATGAAGCTGATGAG gCGTTACATCGCCCTGTGTAAGAAACGGCAGCCTGTGATCCCCGAGTCGCTCGCCGATTACATCACTGCTGCTTATGTAGAAATGAGAAAAGAGGCCCGAGTCGGGAAAGACACCACCTTCACTTCTGCCCGTACCCTCCTGTCCATCCTCCGACTGTCCACAGCCCTG GCCCGCCTCCACATGGTGGACTCCGTGGAGAAGGAGGACGTCAACGAGGCGATGAGGCTGATGGAAATGTCCAAGGACTCGCTACAAGCGGACAAATCCAACAGCGCCAG aACTCAACGCCCGTCCGATGTCATCTTCTCCCTGGTGCGAGAGCTCGCCGCGGAGGGCCGCGGCGGCGCCAGCGGGGTCGTCCGCATGGCTGAGGCGGAGCAGCGCTGCGTCTCGCGGGGGTTCACCCCCGCCCAGTTCCAGGAGGCCCTGGAGGAGTACGAAGAGCTGAACGTCTGGCAGATCAACCAGGCCCGGAGCCGCATCACCTTCGTCTGA
- the LOC137603170 gene encoding uncharacterized protein, with protein sequence MGALCCLLPGLLEAKSLLNTMEQEEMVPVSGVHIDSEKANGFLSHSRPKRNVDPRWYRGNPDFQAYYRYYSSIGHTEGLYEIDKLRMLYQQMRYLEHTYGPNASYFQSKLGVPMIMCDPATDKKCKPAPPPPPPPPPMKAAPKPTQPPAMLPPPPAISQADVLYLCNKKDPLCKPHIVYLPSGAVPVLCDPRYHPHCTPQKATPEPLVVPPPPPPPPPKKSAPPPPLFIKKSPPAPIRIFKGMEYDCDPYWDPDCLIDHPPRPVKAKVAVPPPPPPPPPPPVKEEEKEEPVEEPVPPAPFEKKVAHYPYPYFYHQKAYDPRDDLYDPLRFQYPQPAASADEPADDSQ encoded by the exons ATGGGGGCACTCTGCTGTCTGCTCCCAG GCCTGTTAGAAGCCAAATCTTTGTTGAACACGATGGAGCAGGAAG AGATGGTCCCCGTTAGTGGCGTTCATATCGACTCAGAGAAAGCAAACGGCTTCCTGAGTCACTCCAGGCCGAAGCGTAACGTGGACCCCAGATGGTACAGAGGAAACCCAGACTTCCAGGCTTACTATCGTTACTACAGCAGCATCGGACACACAGAGGGG CTGTATGAGATCGACAAGCTGCGGATGCTCTACCAGCAGATGAGATACCTGGAACACACTTATGGCCCCAATGCTTCTTATTTCCAGAGCAAACTGGGGGTGCCAATGATCATGTGTGACCCAGCCACAGACAAGAAGTGTAAAcccgctcctcctccacccccgcCTCCGCCTCCGATGAAAGCGGCCCCAAAGCCCACACAGCCCCCGgcgatgctccctcctcctccagccatCTCCCAGGCAGATGTTCTCTACTTGTGCAACAAGAAGGACCCCCTCTGCAAGCCCCACATTGTTTATCTGCCCAGCGGCGCCGTGCCAGTGCTCTGCGACCCACGCTACCACCCCCACTGCACGCCCCAGAAAGCCACTCCAGAGCCCCTGGTGGtgcccccgcctcctcctccccctccaccgaAGAAGTCTGCTCCGCCTCCACCGCTGTTCATCAAGAAATCTCCACCGGCACCCATCCGCATCTTCAAGGGCATGGAATACGACTGCGACCCCTACTGGGACCCCGACTGCCTGATCGACCACCCACCCAGGCCGGTGAAGGCGAAGGTCGCcgtccccccgccccctcctcctcctcctcctcctcccgtcaaggaggaagagaaagaggagccAGTGGAGGAGCCGGTTCCTCCTGCACCATTCGAGAAGAAAGTCGCCCACTATCCGTACCCTTACTTCTACCACCAGAAGGCCTACGACCCCAGGGATGACCTCTACGACCCCTTACGCTTCCAGTACCCACAGCCCGCCGCCTCCGCCGACGAGCCCGCAGACGACAGTCAGTAA